A single Lolium perenne isolate Kyuss_39 chromosome 6, Kyuss_2.0, whole genome shotgun sequence DNA region contains:
- the LOC127309151 gene encoding uncharacterized protein — MAAAAVSRPSGPVPSIPNYGCASPNRVKLAATVGARSPGKAVSVSSRKQASSAAANSRQSCMCSPTNHPGSFRCSKHKGRKESAPGHSKPAFLSSSGSKLGTKRMDSALVFGCAVESGTWARRALAPSPSQQSQSRRRTAGGFRPRPSRLSSVSFAGDRAGDNRQ; from the coding sequence cggcggcggctgtcAGTCGGCCCAGCGGGCCGGTCCCCTCGATTCCCAACTATGGCTGCGCCTCCCCCAACCGCGTCAAGCTCGCCGCCACCGTCGGCGCCCGCTCGCCGGGCAAGGCCGTCAGTGTGTCCTCGCGGAAGCAGGCATCGTCCGCCGCCGCGAACAGCCGCCAGTCGTGTATGTGCTCCCCTACAAACCACCCCGGCTCCTTCCGCTGCAGCAAGCACAAGGGGCGCAAGGAGTCCGCGCCCGGCCACAGCAAGCCCGCCTTCCTCAGCAGCAGCGGCtccaagctggggacgaagcgcaTGGACAGTGCTCTGGTGTTTGGCTGCGCCGTGGAGAGCGGGACGTGGGCGCGCAGGGCGCTCGCGCCGTCGCCGTCCCAGCAGTCGCAGAGTCGGAGGCGCACTGCCGGCGGGTTCCGTCCCCGGCCCAGCCGCCTCTCCTCCGTCTCCTTCGCCGGGGACCGCGCCGGCGACAACCGGCAGTGA